Proteins co-encoded in one Blastocatellia bacterium genomic window:
- a CDS encoding nuclear transport factor 2 family protein — protein sequence MSEATQTTTQYPRQYFVDMVTRYFQAVDNRDVEATVDCFNEDAVLIVQTDHKRFEGKQAIRDMFSAFYENSTYVYHEVLNWVVEPERNKCATEQIYRGTLKDGTVNDMHNCNFFDFENGKFKRVIIFMSGRNPLQ from the coding sequence ATGAGCGAAGCGACACAGACCACCACCCAGTACCCGCGCCAATACTTCGTTGACATGGTGACGCGGTATTTCCAGGCCGTTGACAACCGCGATGTTGAGGCCACCGTTGATTGTTTCAATGAGGATGCCGTGTTGATTGTGCAGACCGACCATAAGCGGTTTGAAGGCAAGCAAGCCATTCGCGATATGTTCTCCGCGTTTTATGAGAACTCGACCTATGTCTATCACGAAGTGCTCAACTGGGTGGTCGAACCGGAGCGCAATAAATGTGCGACTGAGCAAATTTATCGTGGCACGTTGAAGGATGGAACAGTCAACGACATGCACAATTGCAACTTCTTCGACTTCGAGAATGGCAAATTCAAGCGCGTGATCATCTTCATGAGTGGACGCAATCCGCTGCAATGA